From Cyprinus carpio isolate SPL01 chromosome A18, ASM1834038v1, whole genome shotgun sequence:
CTAAGTTCAGCTGTCATTTCACCTTGTAGTGCTTAATcctgttctgtacacacacagtTCCGTAATTTACAGGAGTCACAACCGCATTCTATAATGTATTAATGCCTGAAAAATTCAGGTATGACAATCGCATTTGTGAAAATTCTACTTAGTGTGCACAGAAACAAACTGAACAATtagttgttaataaaatatttcagtgcgTATCGcagctgtgtttttcttttgcacacGTGGTACAAGAAAATCATaggaaatgagaaaagaaaaatcacaggGTGACTCATTATCCAGGTTGCCAGGTCCCACtagaaaaaactgcaaaaaagaaCAAGCCCATAATAAACTGTAATCCAAATGCTTAATCTTATAAGTAACCTGCACCtgtctacattaaaaaaaattatgtggttTGTTTCTTGATGAGAGATGATAAAACAAGTAGTAAGAAACATAACAATTAGACATGACAACCCTTTATGAGTGTACTAGTGGTTAACAATTTGTTGTGAAGgccatttatgtatttttatattttaggttttTGAAGTTTAGTTTTGGGCATATTGCCAAGGCCAATATATCGGCCAATATTTGACATTTGCGCTGAGATCGCTGTtgtcgttaacagttctgtctaactgagatagaagtctgtctaataatcagacagaacagttaaacaaaggaattcatgtatacaaaaatattataatagaaagATTACTTTCTTTATAaaactttctcgtttgccgtcagcattaagcaaatacgcatttatataagttaaacaaattatttgaatggctaatgaacatttaatttcaaaaccttgcaaacttagtcgaatccagctgtgagatcttgtgaagtgcatttttatccagcatgatcgtgtgatctctgtgtgacggtcggtccgtgtgaattgaatgctttaaatttaaacttgtgatttcaaattatgctgcgctttctgcatttgcccactgtcatattcatgtcatttttttactgtgtgctgtatgtaaaatgagtgttacccttgctttatttgaaaaatatgattcccaatgcacacaaacttcccagaatactgagtgccctgttggtaaAAGTGTTCACTTccttttgaattatattttttattaaatatttatttatttgtgaaaaatactttaatatatatttgtttttttttgttttatactttaattttttgtctgttgtaaaatgatttaaaatttcttaaatatgaataaaaaaaatacaaaattatatcgTCTTTAAATTGGCAAAAAGATAATATAGGGAATTCATTCCCATATTTAAATGAGGTTGTTACTCCTGAAAATTGACAGTGTGTATGTGGCCACTGTTTTCCATCCTAGGGCTACTTTACCATGGAAACAGCAGATTCTGTGGGTGGAGTTCTAAGGAAGCAGCACTGCTTTACAAAATGGCAAATGACCAATAATGAATCTGTGCAAGCCTGTTTCTGTCAATCAGAGCATATGTGCATTAGGTCGTGTTCTCACCCAGGTCGTTGTTTTTTGTGATAGCGGCAGCGGCGCGGGATCTGGGACCCTGTTGGGTGAAGTGGTACCCAAACTTCACAATGCTTGTATTTTGCTCCAGCATCTTAGCGATCTCCATCTCTGCTGACGTACCGAGCTGCTGCCGCTGAGAGCAGAGAAGACACACATCGCAaccattttttttacacatgcttacataagcacacacacacacagacattttaCTATGAGTAACATTTGAATTCAGTTTGCATAGTGCTTGAAAATAGCAGGGTTTTAACACATTTCAACGAATTTAGTACCCAGACCTGTGCCAGAATGTACATTTGAAGCATAATTAATTATACCTACATTGATCAAATAACTGAATTAAGGCCCATTATGCAGTGGCCGACTAACACAAGCATTAATCCATTCATCTTTCTGTATTATTTACTctaattgcagtgtaaatgcattcatgctacctctgaacagtctgtgtaaatatacatgaatgccacttcagatgcagcttttgAAAACAATGTTATAACCACACTGTAGCCTAAAagtttgtgtaataaatatatctgaatcaaatgaatgtatcaaatatttctgcatttttgtaattttgtaatgtcATTTAACACAAGTTACATTATCTTTTGGGGGTAATTTCTCAGCCCAAATTGATGTGCATTTCATTTGTGATTTATGTATCAGTACATTATGTAATAATTCGATTACAATTTAAATCGCTTGAGAGCCCTAGTAATTACATGTTAAGGTAACACTATATAATCATTAATTTTGTGGAATTTAAACCTCCAAAAATGTTGCTACTTGGGAATGAAAGTTAAcccgtttgatttttttttattttttttataaaaagatacGATTATTTATCACAAATATCTGGCATCAGTACAAAAACAGTTCTGCATTAAGTAAAAAGGCAGattcaaaaataatcaaatgtttggagttggtatgattttttttttttaaatgcttttgaaattaGTTTCGTttgctcatcaaggatgcatttatttgatcgaaaatacagcaaaaacagtattattgtgaagtcttacaaaaaaaaagttttctattttcatatattttaaaatgttatttatttctgtgatgaccaaactgaattttcagcagcctttactccaaTGTCTTCGATggaacatgatccttcagaaatatatagaaatttgGTGCTTAggaaatagttattattattatcaaaatcaAACTTAGCTGTcctgcttaaaatttttgtggaaactaattttttatgaagaaatttttttttaggattctttgacgaattaaaaaaaatgttgaaagaacagcatttatttgaaatataaatattttgtaacaatgtaaaggtctattattactttttcatttatttttaattttttatttattttttaagctattaataataaaaaaaaaaaaaatgaaaaaaaaaaaaaaaaagccacattgATGAGGCTGTTAAAAAGAAAGTACATGTGACAATAATTGCTTAATATTAGCCTCAGATTTCTGTATTAATGTGACCAGTTGATCTGCAACAAGCTTGCTGGTTTTAGATGAGCATTGTGGTGAATTTGTGTGCTGTACCTGGTTGTCAATCTTGATCTCTGTGAGCGTATCATTGTCCCGCAGAGCTTCTACCAGAGCATGAACTCCTGTGCCAGTGATAAAATTAGACTCCAGATTCAAACTTTTTAGCGCCTTATTCTCTCGTAGCATGTCTGAGAAGGCCTGCAGTGAACGCAGAGAAACACACAAAGCTTTAACATCGTGCCAAGAGAGCTACATCTCTTCCATATTTATCTTAGCTTTTGCTCTTCAAGCTGCCTTTCACCTTTAGTGAAGACAGACAACCTACTTGACACAGACAAATCACCAGTTGTTGTATGCGCCGTTTTAAATGCATTCCACTCTAAATAGTATATGATAGTGTCTTTACTTCAGTTGTATCTTGTATCTGTTCAGTTACAAGTAAAGACACTATCATCTACTATTTAGAGTGGAATGCATTTAAAACGGCGCATACAACAATTCTCAGAGGTTTAACAAATGCTGCTTATTTGAAACCACCAGCAATGATAGAAAAACAGCAGATGCTCAGTTTGGAAAAAACACTTAAACGGAAGAATGGAagaatcaataaaataatcaattcaCTGTAGATGATTCAAGAGtttaagattcttttttttcagacacaAAAAAGCAGCAATTTGTTCAATCTCAACCCAGAACACATGAACATCTGAAATGAATCGTGTCCCTTACCACGGCAACAGGGTCATTGCTCCTGGTGGCAGCCAGACTGAACTTCTTCACATGAGTGTTTCTCTCCATGGCTTTTGCAAAGTCCTTTAGAGTCGGGATTGGAATGTTCTGGAAGAAAAGAGAAGGGAaacattaaaattagttttgttgTTCGACAATTAAACAGCTTCTGTATGTCACTAAACTCATTGTCATGGTCTTCATTCTGAGATTTTATAACATACTCtccatttttatgaatttagagTCGATGAGTGTCATTTTAGAtcatatttgcatttacatttagtcatttagcagacgcttttatccaaagcgacttacaaatgaggatattgaaagcaatcaaaatcaacaagagagcaatgatatgcaagtgctattaCAAGTCTCAGCTAGCTTAATGCAGCACGtagcaagtttttaaaaattattattattatataataaataaaaagaaaacagacagaacacaaaaagattagagaagctaggtttttttttttttagtctaaaacaagcagtaaatgaatgCAGCAAGTAAaagcaagtttttttaaataataatcatattaatttatataaatcaaataacatAGATCCCAGCGAGAGCCAAAAACAGATATCTGAAATAATCCataaaaagattagaaaaagtaggttttttattttttttaaggagctTTAGAGTGCAAGGAAAAAgggcaagtttttttattttttaataatagaatcatattaatttatataaatcaaataacatAGATCCCAGCGAGAGCCAAAAACAGATATCTGAAATAATCCATAATTGGaaagttaaaaagtaaaaatggtggGTTAGGAGCTTTCAGGAAAAAGATATTTATTCTAGTTCTGGTTTGTATGTCtgtttatggaaaaaaatatttcatagcaaatatttaaaagatttttagaagtttttaatcagctaaattttccattttcaaaaTTTCCAAAAAGACGTGATACATTCTTTGtcatttaacatgtatttttttatattataataataataataataataataataataatattttttggaataattaatcaaataacaaaagtgtCTGTGACCTCTAGtgaaaatgtttgcatgtttCACAAATCACCATAATTTGAGTGTTGTAGTATTTGGTGTCTCCACCTTTAGCTTTACTGAGCTGAACAAAACCTGATAATCATGTTCTCCAACATAATTTGAGAATGCTTCATAGAGCATCCTGTGCTTTAGTGGAACCAAGAAATTCAGGCCGTCTGTACAAAGGAGCCACATGATCACTGTAACTAACTTAATTAGTGACacagaaataattcaaatataaatatatttaaattgagtttgttcaaaatgttcaaaaaataaataaatgaaatactcTGTATTTCCAgtcctaaatattttttgttaatcccAGATTGTCAAATATCAGGAAGTTTCAGAAGTTTAGAAAAACTGTATTTGGTAATATTTTGTtggcaatataaaattaattatcatCATAAATATCAAGATTACTTAAATGCACTTTTTCTTTGGCCATTAAATTTCCTAGGGTTTGAGTGTACTAAACTGAATCTCATTACCTTTATGTTGTTGAGATTGACTTCAGTCAGTGAGGAATCATTGGACTTTATCCGCTGCAGAGTTTCCTCCACGTTTGTAGGGTTTGGTGGCTCATCGAAAACTGGCTTTACCTTTTCTCCTTTAATAACATCTATGTCAGACACAACATTCACAAATGATCTTCCACTGTGTCACGAATGCATGAGATGAAAACTCATTTACAGTATAAATTGATATTCTGAGAAATAAGGAACTGAAAAGACAACACAGCTATGACATCTGCTGAAAGATCAAATCAACTCACTGTTATAACCATCTGTACTGGTGGCGTCGTAACTCTGCGAGCCCATCACTAGTGTGTTCACTCCAAGAATAGCTGGACAACACAATAAAGAACTGTTACAATATACACAAAGAAGTACAgtaattcacagtgcatttacaaaaaaatgctgtttaaagcTTATGTGCAGCTTTTCACTATATTGTTATGGGGGTTATACTGCATGAAGCTACATTCACATTCCTGTGTTTCGGCACAGCTGaccaaaaaacacattcagcacatGAAATGAATAAAGTGTATCAGGGTTATAATGAAGCATGCTGTGAGGGAAACCAGCCAGGGACAATCTCTTAAAGCAGTGTGCTGAAAGAGgctgtttagagagagagaggatgtgtTTGCTGTTTTAATCTGGAGCTGTGATGGATGCAGTGTGGGCGTTCAGACCCCCAGAGTCAAGGAGGGAAAAATGATCGCAGAGAGAGTAATAGAAAACACCAGAACAATAGATAGCACAGAGCTGTTCGTTCAGGCTTAGAGCAATAAAAACTAAACATAGTGATTTTAGCATTCTCTCCGTCTCTTGTTGATCTCCTATTACCACTCTGAGTTTCTGTAGCTGTTTTTACCTGCCAGGTCATGCAGTTCTGTGTCAGTAGCGCTAGAAAGTGCCTCTTCCAATTCTGGGTCAAGGGTCGTGGCTTGCTCCTGATGGATCTCCATTGGTTTCTGCTTGGGAATCCATGCCTTTCCTGtagaacaaaaagacaaaaagacagatgaaaagacaaaaatcaGCAGCAAACGACAGCTTGTTGCCTTGCTGAAACGATGGATCGTCTGATTAAATGACTTGAGTTAACAAATGGGAATAAACATTATTAAGTAATTTGTTTCTATAGGAAACATGTATGATTAGATTAAGGTTTTCAtgactttaaaaataacattgtctctcaattaatacaattttaaaatatgccATTTAGAAAAGTTTCAGATAGTTTTGCATTTCATGTCGCAGGACATGGTGAGGTATTAAGTTATTTTGACACACTCTTTTGCCGTCTtccacacaaatatatttaacctGCAACCTACAAGATTTAACCTagactaacattcaaaagtttcagGTCAAtacgtagtttttttttttttatatgcttttgaaaagtctcttatgctcaccaaggatgcatttatttgatgaaaaatacaataaaaacagtgctattgcaaaaattattattacaccaataaatagtaaatatatctCATTCCAGTGACAGCAAATCTGAACTgaactgatgctcaagaaacacttactGTTAGTCTCAATATTGAAAACGGTTGtactgcttaatgtttttatggGAATTGTGAAGTTCCTTGATGAAtggaagtttaattaaaaagcgttttttttaatatatatatttttttcataatgtaaaagtcttgatcaatttaatctatccttgctaaataatataaataataataaataaaaaaacacgtgGAAGTGTCATGTGGAAATGTCACTGCaagaatgaataaatcaaaatgcaACCAACATAAAAGCTTGATTGTTCTTATCTGCCCAGCCAAATGATGAAATCACAAGAAAAGTGAATAGTCCTTTACTTCACTGTAAACTGTCAAAAGACTACATTGCTGTTGAAGACCTCGGCATAGAGAGAGGGGTAGTGGTCAGACCTGATGTCCAGCTTTATGAATGGCTGGTGTTTATGAACTCGACACACGTTGACCTCATCTAGACTCCAATGATGCTTTGGGATTTTTTTTGAACTGATGATGGTGTGGTTAGTATTATGTTCTGTGGTCTTGTGAAGAGCTCATTCTCTCTGGACAGTGGACAACACACTCTACCGCTTTATTCAGGACATGTGACTGCTGATCTCTCTTATACGGAGTTGGTGTGAAGGGAAGGAGAAGAGATGTTCTGCTACAGAGTGAAAGCATTCAGTTCTTCTGTTTCAGTAAAACCTAACAATGTcacaaattgaattgaatatttcaCAAAGAATAAAAAGACTTCCGGAAAGTCATTATTTTATGTCCATCAAGATTAGTTCTGCTCCTCAGCCCATTAGAAGCAAATATGAAACATTCCAACTCATGCTGGATATTGAGAGACATTTAAagatgaacattctgtcatcattcagcctcatgttgttccaaacatgtatatTTCTTTCTTCCAAGGAAAACTAGAGGGGATGTTCTGCATCAGTCTGGGGTTTGAAAGGTAATTGATTTTGAACGGTAACTTTAAAAGACAGGCCTACTGTGAGCTATGAGGTTGTTAATCAATCGTAAATGCTTTTGTTGAACCTGAAAgtgcacattattttaaattactttttgacATAGAAATTCCTGGTAAAAACTACATGATTATACATATACCTATGATTTTGCagagaaatctccaccaatcagagagttgCAATCAGACTATTTGCAAGTAAGCCTTGCCAAAAGAACTCTTTGGAACGACTccaatgcatttttattgtatttttgcaataaaacaacctttaagtacacagtcttgcacctttgtttttttgtccaattttcaaataatttcttgcttcaaatcaaagtttgtaatgttttggTTTGCCTTGTAGGTATTTGGTTTTGTTAATGACTCTAAaagactttataaaaaaaaaaaatccctattaggaaaataaataaatccttccAGAACCAAGGCCACTGAAGAAGTAAACATGCACCGTTGAACTCTAAAATAATAGAAGGTTTGGCACATTTAATTTAtaggtgaagtattcctttaagtgtCCATGACGTTACATGATTCTAGACTTTTctgtctaataataatattaatgtttcctGC
This genomic window contains:
- the LOC109110295 gene encoding tropomodulin-2-like, with amino-acid sequence MALPFKKDLEKYKEIDEDEILNKLSEEELKQLESALEEIDPENALLPAGLRQKDQTAKAATGPFNREKLLQYLEKEAMDYKDREDFVPFSGEKKGKAWIPKQKPMEIHQEQATTLDPELEEALSSATDTELHDLAAILGVNTLVMGSQSYDATSTDGYNNVIKGEKVKPVFDEPPNPTNVEETLQRIKSNDSSLTEVNLNNIKNIPIPTLKDFAKAMERNTHVKKFSLAATRSNDPVAVAFSDMLRENKALKSLNLESNFITGTGVHALVEALRDNDTLTEIKIDNQRQQLGTSAEMEIAKMLEQNTSIVKFGYHFTQQGPRSRAAAAITKNNDLVRRRRVEKDV